One window of Myxocyprinus asiaticus isolate MX2 ecotype Aquarium Trade chromosome 6, UBuf_Myxa_2, whole genome shotgun sequence genomic DNA carries:
- the LOC127442377 gene encoding carbonic anhydrase-like isoform X2 — translation MSHSWGYGSHDGPEKWGESFPIANGPRQSPIDIVPTQAQHDPSLKHLKLKYDPATAKGILNNGHSFQVDFADDDDSSTLSGGPITGTYRLRQFHFHWGASDDRGSEHTIAGTKFPCELHLVHWNAKYPNFGEAASKPDGLAVVGVFLKIGSANPRLQKVLDALDDIKSKGRQTTFANFDPRTLLPASQDYWTYDGSLTTPPLLESVTWIVLKEPISVSPTQMAKFRSLLFTSEGETPCCMVDNYRPPQPLKGRKVRASFK, via the exons ATGTCTCATTCTTGGGGTTATGGATCACATGATG GGCCGGAAAAGTGGGGAGAAAGCTTTCCCATTGCAAACGGACCCAGGCAGTCTCCTATTGATATTGTACCCACCCAAGCACAACACGACCCTTCTCTGAAGCATCTTAAACTGAAATATGACCCTGCCACCGCCAAGGGCATTCTCAACAACGGCCATTCATTCCaagtggattttgctgatgacGATGACAGCTCAA ctcTGAGTGGAGGCCCTATTACTGGGACATACAGGTTGAGACAGTTCCATTTCCACTGGGGAGCCAGTGATGACAGGGGCTCAGAGCACACTATTGCTGGAACAAAGTTCCCCTGTGAG CTTCATCTTGTTCACTGGAACGCCAAGTACCCAAACTTTGGTGAAGCTGCCAGTAAACCTGATGGCCTTGCGGTGGTTGGAGTTTTTCTCAAG ATCGGTTCTGCCAATCCAAGACTTCAGAAAGTTCTGGATGCCCTTGATGACATCAAATCTAAG GGCAGGCAGACTACATTTGCCAACTTTGATCCTAGGACCTTGCTGCCTGCCTCTCAGGATTACTGGACTTATGATGGATCTCTGACCACACCCCCTCTACTGGAGAGTGTCACCTGGATTGTTCTGAAAGAACCAATCAGTGTCAGCCCCACTCAG ATGGCTAAGTTCCGAAGCCTGTTATTCACTTCTGAAGGAGAGACACCTTGCTGCATGGTTGACAACTACAGACCCCCTCAACCTCTCAAGGGACGCAAAGTCCGTGCGTCCTTCAAGTAA
- the LOC127442377 gene encoding carbonic anhydrase-like isoform X1 — MSHSWGYGSHDGPEKWGESFPIANGPRQSPIDIVPTQAQHDPSLKHLKLKYDPATAKGILNNGHSFQVDFADDDDSSTLSGGPITGTYRLRQFHFHWGASDDRGSEHTIAGTKFPCELHLVHWNAKYPNFGEAASKPDGLAVVGVFLKIGSANPRLQKVLDALDDIKSKGRQTTFANFDPRTLLPASQDYWTYDGSLTTPPLLESVTWIVLKEPISVSPTQTHSLNMLGWHSPLNFILTFEKHLKLTLTLSMGTAHDDIRCRFKC; from the exons ATGTCTCATTCTTGGGGTTATGGATCACATGATG GGCCGGAAAAGTGGGGAGAAAGCTTTCCCATTGCAAACGGACCCAGGCAGTCTCCTATTGATATTGTACCCACCCAAGCACAACACGACCCTTCTCTGAAGCATCTTAAACTGAAATATGACCCTGCCACCGCCAAGGGCATTCTCAACAACGGCCATTCATTCCaagtggattttgctgatgacGATGACAGCTCAA ctcTGAGTGGAGGCCCTATTACTGGGACATACAGGTTGAGACAGTTCCATTTCCACTGGGGAGCCAGTGATGACAGGGGCTCAGAGCACACTATTGCTGGAACAAAGTTCCCCTGTGAG CTTCATCTTGTTCACTGGAACGCCAAGTACCCAAACTTTGGTGAAGCTGCCAGTAAACCTGATGGCCTTGCGGTGGTTGGAGTTTTTCTCAAG ATCGGTTCTGCCAATCCAAGACTTCAGAAAGTTCTGGATGCCCTTGATGACATCAAATCTAAG GGCAGGCAGACTACATTTGCCAACTTTGATCCTAGGACCTTGCTGCCTGCCTCTCAGGATTACTGGACTTATGATGGATCTCTGACCACACCCCCTCTACTGGAGAGTGTCACCTGGATTGTTCTGAAAGAACCAATCAGTGTCAGCCCCACTCAG acacattccttgaacatgttgggctggcattccccactgaattttatcctgacttttgaaaaacatcttaagttgactctgacattgtcaatgggcacagcacatgatgacatacgatgcaggttcaagtgttag